The following DNA comes from bacterium.
CCTGGCGCCGACCTCGATCCTCCACCGCGTCGACCCGGCGCTCCCGACGTCGATCGCCGCGCTCTTCAATCCGCTGGCGGCGGGATTCCGCTGGTCGGTCGAGGTCCCCGAAACCCGACCCGGAGACTCCGTCCTGATCATGGGCCCCGGTCAGCGTGGGCTCGCCAGTGTGGTGGCCTGCAAGCAGGCCGGCGCCGGCCCGATCCTCGTCAGCGGGCTCGCCGCCGACGCCGCGAAGCTCGAGGTCGCACGCGGATTCGGCGCCGACGTGACGATCGACGTGGAGAACGAGGACCTGCACGAACGCGTCCGCGAAGCCACCGGAGGACGGGGACCAGACGTCGTCGTCGACGTGTCTCCCTACGCGACGCAGCCCATCCTCGACGCCATCTCGCTCGTTCGCCGTGGTGGCACGATCGTGCTCGCGGGAATCAAGGGCACGAACCAGGTGAACGGGCTCGCGAGCGACCAGATCGTCGGCAAGGAGATCACGATCAAGGGCGCCACGGGTTCGACCTCGAGCGGCTATCGGTCAGCGATCGAAACCATCGAGTCGCGAAGGATGGAGCTCGCTCCGATGCACACCCACGACTTCGCCCTCGAGGACGCCGAGCGAGCGATCCGAACGCTGGCCCGTGAAATCCCGGGCGAGGAGTC
Coding sequences within:
- a CDS encoding alcohol dehydrogenase catalytic domain-containing protein — its product is MLPSTSFAMVQTARRTLEGREIPIPAVRDDDAILEVEACGICGSDYEQFEGELPAPLPVIPGHEPLGRIAAIGDAAAERWQVDVGDRVAVETLLACQACAECLAGRYQRCPRLRVYSLISLDDSPGLWGAYAQYMYLAPTSILHRVDPALPTSIAALFNPLAAGFRWSVEVPETRPGDSVLIMGPGQRGLASVVACKQAGAGPILVSGLAADAAKLEVARGFGADVTIDVENEDLHERVREATGGRGPDVVVDVSPYATQPILDAISLVRRGGTIVLAGIKGTNQVNGLASDQIVGKEITIKGATGSTSSGYRSAIETIESRRMELAPMHTHDFALEDAERAIRTLAREIPGEESIHSCLLPEH